Proteins from a genomic interval of Gluconacetobacter diazotrophicus PA1 5:
- the lpdA gene encoding dihydrolipoyl dehydrogenase — MSKTEFDIVVIGGGPGGYVAAIRAAQLGLSTAVVEANHLGGICLNWGCIPTKALLRSSEINHLLHNLGEFGFAADNVRFDLDKVVKRSRKVAGQLSAGVAHLLKKNKVPVFDGFGKLAGTSGGRRKIEVTKDGKPVATLSAANVILATGARARVLPGLEPDGKLIWSYREAMVPTEMPKRLLVVGSGAIGIEFASFYRNMGAEVTVVEVLDRILPVEDEEISALAHKAFVKQGFTLLTGAKIGPIRKNGDSVSLSVEAGGKTHDITVDRVISAVGIVGNVENIGLEGTAIQVDRTHIKVDAYCRTGEPGVYAIGDIAGPPWLAHKASHEGVMCVEAIAGRHVHPIDPRNIPGCTYCRPQVASVGMTEAAAKAAGHTVRVGRFPFIGNGKAIAMGEPEGLVKTVFDAKTGELLGAHMIGAEVTEMIQGYVIARTSELTDAELKETVFPHPTISEAMHEAVLAAYDGALHI; from the coding sequence ATGAGCAAGACAGAGTTCGATATCGTCGTCATCGGCGGCGGTCCGGGTGGCTATGTCGCCGCCATCCGGGCGGCCCAGCTTGGGCTCAGCACCGCCGTGGTCGAAGCCAACCACCTGGGCGGCATCTGCCTCAACTGGGGCTGCATTCCCACCAAGGCGCTGCTGCGGTCGTCGGAAATCAACCACCTGCTGCATAATCTGGGCGAATTCGGCTTCGCCGCCGACAATGTCCGCTTCGACCTGGACAAGGTGGTCAAACGCTCGCGCAAGGTCGCGGGCCAGCTTTCGGCCGGCGTCGCGCATCTGCTGAAGAAGAACAAGGTCCCGGTGTTCGACGGTTTCGGCAAGCTGGCGGGCACGTCCGGCGGCCGCCGCAAGATCGAGGTCACCAAGGACGGCAAGCCGGTCGCGACGCTGAGCGCCGCGAACGTCATCCTGGCGACCGGGGCCCGGGCCCGGGTCCTGCCGGGGCTGGAGCCGGACGGCAAGCTGATCTGGTCCTATCGCGAGGCGATGGTACCCACCGAAATGCCGAAACGGCTGCTGGTGGTGGGGTCGGGCGCGATCGGCATCGAATTCGCGTCCTTCTACCGCAACATGGGCGCCGAGGTGACGGTCGTCGAAGTCCTGGACCGCATCCTGCCGGTCGAGGACGAAGAGATCAGCGCGCTGGCGCACAAGGCCTTCGTCAAGCAGGGTTTCACCTTGCTGACGGGGGCGAAGATCGGCCCGATCCGCAAGAACGGTGACAGCGTCAGCCTGTCGGTCGAAGCGGGCGGCAAGACCCACGACATCACGGTCGATCGCGTGATTTCAGCGGTCGGCATCGTGGGCAATGTGGAGAATATCGGCCTGGAGGGCACGGCGATCCAGGTCGACCGCACCCACATCAAGGTCGATGCCTATTGCCGGACCGGCGAGCCCGGGGTGTATGCCATCGGCGACATCGCGGGGCCGCCATGGCTGGCGCACAAGGCCAGCCATGAAGGCGTGATGTGCGTCGAGGCGATCGCCGGGCGCCACGTCCACCCGATCGACCCGCGGAACATTCCCGGGTGCACCTACTGCCGTCCACAGGTCGCCTCGGTCGGGATGACCGAGGCCGCGGCGAAGGCGGCGGGCCATACGGTGCGCGTCGGGCGGTTTCCCTTCATCGGCAATGGCAAGGCCATCGCGATGGGAGAGCCCGAGGGCCTGGTCAAGACGGTGTTCGACGCCAAGACGGGCGAATTGCTGGGCGCGCACATGATCGGGGCCGAGGTCACGGAGATGATCCAGGGCTACGTCATCGCCCGGACGTCGGAACTGACCGACGCCGAGCTGAAGGAAACGGTCTTTCCGCACCCCACCATATCCGAAGCGATGCACGAGGCGGTTCTGGCGGCCTATGACGGGGCGCTGCATATCTGA
- the lipA gene encoding lipoyl synthase, with protein sequence MPTRLLIDHRKGGVSVRHPEKAHRPDNPIARKPDWIRVRAPNHPVYQETRALMREQKLVTVCEEAACPNIGECWSQRHATMMIMGEICTRACAFCNVTTGMPNPLDADEPARVGDAVAKLGLRHVVITSVDRDDLPDGGAAHFARVIAAIRAQAPETTIEILTPDFLRKRGALEVVVSARPDVFNHNLETVPRLYPGIRPGARYYQSLRLLDDVKRLDPSIFTKSGLMVGLGEERAEILQVMDDLRVADVDFITMGQYLQPTVKHAAVRDFVTPDEFADYAAMARAKGFLQVSASPLTRSSYHADSDFAELRAAREARLAASRVGTETP encoded by the coding sequence ATGCCAACGCGCCTGTTGATCGACCATAGAAAGGGCGGGGTTTCCGTCCGCCATCCGGAAAAGGCGCACCGGCCGGACAACCCGATCGCGCGCAAGCCCGACTGGATCCGCGTCAGGGCGCCGAACCATCCGGTCTACCAGGAAACCCGTGCCCTGATGCGCGAGCAGAAGCTGGTGACGGTGTGCGAGGAAGCGGCCTGCCCGAATATCGGCGAATGCTGGTCGCAGCGGCATGCCACCATGATGATCATGGGCGAGATCTGCACCCGCGCCTGCGCCTTCTGCAACGTGACCACGGGCATGCCCAACCCCCTGGACGCCGACGAGCCTGCCCGCGTGGGTGACGCGGTGGCCAAGCTGGGGCTGCGGCATGTGGTGATCACCTCGGTCGATCGCGACGACCTGCCCGATGGCGGGGCTGCGCATTTCGCCCGGGTCATCGCCGCGATCCGCGCGCAGGCGCCCGAGACGACGATCGAGATCCTGACCCCCGATTTCCTGCGCAAGCGCGGCGCGCTGGAGGTCGTGGTGTCGGCGCGTCCCGATGTCTTCAATCACAATCTGGAAACCGTGCCGCGCCTGTATCCGGGCATCCGGCCCGGCGCGCGCTATTACCAGTCCCTGCGCCTGCTGGACGATGTGAAGCGCCTGGACCCGTCGATCTTCACCAAATCCGGCCTGATGGTCGGACTGGGCGAGGAACGGGCGGAAATCCTGCAGGTCATGGACGATCTGCGCGTGGCCGATGTCGATTTCATCACCATGGGGCAGTACCTGCAGCCGACGGTGAAGCATGCGGCGGTCCGGGATTTCGTCACCCCCGACGAATTTGCCGATTATGCCGCGATGGCGCGCGCCAAGGGCTTCCTGCAGGTCAGCGCCTCGCCCCTGACAAGGTCGTCCTATCACGCCGATTCCGACTTCGCGGAACTGCGCGCCGCGCGCGAGGCCCGACTGGCCGCATCGCGCGTCGGGACGGAGACCCCCTGA
- a CDS encoding type II toxin-antitoxin system RatA family toxin has protein sequence MPTHAERRLIAYSVEQLFDLVADVGKYPHFLPWCVNARVRTRTASELVADLTIGFGPFRETFTSRVDLERPSRIRVRYEKGPFRYLNNVWTFTPDERGCQVDFFVDFEFRSRLLQAAIGVVFNEAVRLMVSAFIRRAREVYGPPVTRTTLAQPAHAQPAGTGSA, from the coding sequence ATGCCGACACATGCGGAACGCCGTCTGATTGCCTATTCGGTGGAGCAATTGTTCGACCTGGTGGCCGATGTCGGCAAATACCCGCATTTCCTGCCCTGGTGCGTCAATGCCCGGGTGCGAACCCGCACCGCCAGCGAACTGGTCGCGGACCTGACGATCGGCTTCGGTCCGTTTCGCGAAACCTTCACCAGCCGGGTGGATCTGGAACGCCCGTCGCGCATCCGCGTGCGCTACGAGAAGGGGCCGTTCCGCTACCTGAACAATGTCTGGACCTTCACCCCGGACGAGCGGGGGTGCCAGGTCGATTTCTTCGTCGATTTCGAATTCCGTTCGCGCCTGCTGCAGGCCGCGATCGGCGTGGTGTTCAACGAGGCGGTGCGCCTGATGGTCTCGGCCTTCATTCGCCGCGCGCGTGAGGTGTACGGTCCGCCCGTCACCCGCACCACGCTGGCGCAACCGGCCCATGCGCAGCCCGCCGGAACCGGAAGTGCCTGA
- a CDS encoding TOBE domain-containing protein: MKLSARNQISGKITEIIKGATTSHVGIDIGGKVITASITNEAVADLKLKVGEHATAIIKASDVMVGV, encoded by the coding sequence ATGAAATTAAGTGCACGCAACCAGATTTCCGGCAAGATAACCGAGATCATCAAGGGTGCTACCACGTCGCATGTTGGTATCGACATCGGCGGAAAGGTCATTACGGCCTCGATTACCAACGAAGCCGTGGCCGACCTGAAGCTCAAGGTCGGCGAGCACGCAACGGCCATCATCAAGGCGTCCGACGTGATGGTCGGTGTCTAA
- a CDS encoding methyl-accepting chemotaxis protein, producing the protein MLEPDTLADRLQFVKLDSKTRQNLRGIKSIIMRALPGALDKFYDQVRSFPKTRHFFSGQAHIDAAKSRQIAHWGTISDARFDQSYMEAATRIGEVHARVGLEPRWHIGGYALLIESMLGALLEARWPRAGLAARIGLGGGADVRQVAEEAGALVKAALIDMDYAISAYLEASETARQKVEADVLARERGTVVDRVGAGMAALATGDLTFRMSSDVPEEYRKLQEDFNGAIESLQTTMQAIDTNAQAVRTGSDEIRQASDDLARRTAQQAASLEQAAATLDGITTTVRRSAEDAGQARHMATVAKTDAERSGDVVRQTVTTMSGIEASSRQIGSIIGIIDEIAFLTNLLAVNAGVEAARAGDAGRGFAVVATEVRALAQRSAEAAKEIKELISASGRQVTTGVKLVGETGKALDRIVEQVSRLNVLVTDIAISSANQATGLNEVNDAVNQMDQVTQQNAAMVEQSAAASRSMANEAEDLARLVEQFQTGHSQAFQTASRTGPAPAASLWQDEESSAYMPAAASRSAAGGNVLSFPAAKGADGWDEF; encoded by the coding sequence ATGTTGGAACCGGACACGCTTGCCGACCGCCTTCAGTTTGTCAAGCTTGACTCGAAGACCAGACAAAATCTGCGCGGTATCAAATCGATCATCATGCGTGCGTTGCCGGGCGCCCTGGATAAATTTTACGATCAGGTCCGGTCTTTTCCCAAGACACGTCATTTTTTTTCCGGCCAGGCGCATATCGATGCTGCCAAGAGCCGGCAGATTGCGCATTGGGGAACGATTTCCGACGCGCGGTTCGACCAATCCTATATGGAGGCGGCCACCAGGATCGGCGAGGTTCACGCACGGGTCGGCCTGGAGCCGCGCTGGCATATCGGCGGCTATGCGCTGCTGATCGAATCCATGTTGGGTGCCCTGCTGGAAGCACGCTGGCCCAGGGCCGGCCTTGCGGCCAGAATCGGCCTGGGCGGAGGTGCCGACGTCAGGCAGGTGGCGGAGGAAGCCGGCGCGCTGGTGAAGGCCGCCCTGATCGACATGGATTATGCCATTTCCGCTTACCTCGAAGCATCGGAAACCGCCCGGCAGAAGGTCGAGGCCGACGTCCTGGCCAGGGAGCGCGGAACGGTGGTGGACCGGGTGGGCGCGGGCATGGCGGCCCTGGCCACCGGTGACCTGACATTCCGCATGTCCAGCGACGTCCCCGAGGAGTACCGCAAGCTTCAGGAGGATTTCAACGGCGCGATCGAAAGCCTGCAGACCACGATGCAGGCGATCGACACCAACGCGCAGGCCGTTCGCACCGGATCGGACGAAATCCGGCAGGCGTCGGACGACCTGGCACGACGGACCGCACAGCAGGCGGCCAGCCTCGAACAGGCCGCCGCCACGCTCGACGGCATCACCACCACGGTCCGCAGGTCGGCCGAGGATGCGGGCCAGGCGCGCCATATGGCGACGGTCGCGAAAACCGACGCCGAGCGTTCCGGGGACGTCGTGCGCCAGACCGTGACGACCATGAGCGGGATCGAGGCATCGTCCAGGCAGATCGGCAGCATCATCGGCATCATCGACGAGATCGCTTTCCTGACCAATCTGTTGGCGGTCAATGCCGGGGTCGAGGCGGCCCGGGCCGGAGACGCCGGCCGCGGCTTCGCCGTGGTGGCGACGGAGGTGCGTGCCCTGGCGCAACGTTCCGCCGAAGCGGCAAAGGAAATCAAGGAGTTGATTTCGGCGTCCGGCCGGCAGGTGACGACCGGCGTGAAGTTGGTTGGCGAGACCGGCAAGGCGCTGGACCGTATCGTCGAACAGGTTAGCCGCCTGAACGTCCTGGTGACGGATATAGCGATCTCCTCCGCGAACCAGGCGACAGGGTTGAACGAGGTCAATGACGCCGTGAACCAGATGGACCAGGTGACGCAACAGAACGCCGCAATGGTGGAGCAATCCGCCGCTGCCAGCCGCAGCATGGCCAATGAGGCGGAAGATCTGGCGCGTCTGGTCGAGCAGTTCCAGACCGGTCACAGCCAGGCGTTTCAGACCGCCTCGCGGACCGGGCCCGCACCTGCGGCGAGCCTCTGGCAGGACGAGGAGTCATCGGCCTACATGCCGGCTGCGGCTTCCCGTTCCGCGGCGGGGGGCAATGTCCTGTCCTTTCCTGCTGCAAAAGGCGCGGATGGCTGGGACGAATTCTGA
- a CDS encoding TonB-dependent receptor, whose product MSRKDRKGGQPFTMAGVGLVLLSSVSQAAESKSTTKPRPVLSGPQQHASAPKSKPAAPATPVPTAQHILVTGRTVSGATADYNKKTAYLGPLGNRSILDTPMSIQSVPHDVMVNQQTRNLNDLMGYMSSVQLEVRGDPNTSRPQSRGFEADVIANTRLDGLNIVSTTPYAAEMFEDVQVLNGVAGALYGAQNPAGTFAFSAKRPTDTPINRLTVGVDSIGTLMENADVSGRIGKNKWFGYRINLLHGDGTTYVQNSWMRRNLVSADFDIHFDPDTVLELDASHYTYVQRGTTPGFNLAYNATSLPPAPDLSKPNLGQDYAGYNMETNLFMAKIKHTINRDWSFTLGGNYEDSIRQVFSNTNTLTTGPVGEYTQTIAAAVTANDFRSGANLAYVNGHFHTGFITHDIVAGTNGYMMGNYNPTQGETIALGKSNMYSPSVLSGSQPYYHGRYESAYIRNQAMILGDTLHLDRHWSIVGTLTWNWLSQDNRSTKSRTVKDGNTTYSYTTPLGWTSKHIDGAFSPMASLVYKPAENQTAYFTYGRAIQAGVQAPASAANANQMTQPFRSEEYEVGYKISYQKMLFSVAGFRMNRPYAYQDANGYFGTFGMQTNYGVEVQAQGRITPDLSVLAGMTWLDAELGGTGNAATNNKEVVGAPPVQANILLDYRLPIPHGAFASGLAVNANVHYTGRRAATITNSAYADAYATLDLGIRYPFFAAHHPWAARFGVTNVANTQYWSSLYPASNNGSLNNDTGASSIYAGLPRMFHFTLEADF is encoded by the coding sequence ATGAGCAGGAAAGATCGAAAAGGCGGGCAACCATTTACCATGGCTGGAGTTGGCCTCGTCCTGCTCTCTTCCGTATCGCAGGCTGCTGAAAGTAAATCGACGACCAAGCCCCGTCCCGTCCTGTCCGGCCCGCAGCAGCATGCCTCGGCACCCAAATCCAAGCCCGCGGCTCCAGCCACACCTGTCCCGACGGCACAACATATCCTGGTTACGGGGCGCACCGTTTCCGGTGCCACAGCCGATTACAACAAGAAGACGGCCTATCTCGGTCCCCTTGGCAACAGGAGCATTTTGGATACGCCGATGTCGATCCAGTCCGTGCCGCACGATGTCATGGTCAATCAGCAGACGCGCAACCTGAACGACCTGATGGGCTACATGTCTTCGGTGCAGCTGGAAGTGCGCGGCGACCCGAACACCAGTCGCCCGCAATCGCGCGGTTTCGAGGCCGATGTCATCGCCAATACCCGCCTCGACGGGCTGAATATCGTTTCGACCACGCCGTACGCCGCCGAAATGTTCGAGGACGTGCAGGTTCTCAACGGTGTGGCCGGTGCGCTCTACGGGGCGCAGAACCCGGCCGGCACCTTCGCCTTCTCGGCAAAACGTCCGACCGATACTCCGATCAATCGCCTGACCGTCGGCGTCGATTCAATCGGCACGCTGATGGAAAATGCCGACGTGTCCGGCCGGATCGGCAAGAACAAGTGGTTTGGTTACCGGATCAACCTGTTGCATGGCGACGGCACGACCTATGTGCAGAACAGTTGGATGCGCCGCAACCTGGTCAGCGCGGATTTCGACATCCATTTCGATCCGGACACGGTCCTGGAACTCGACGCTTCCCACTATACCTATGTTCAGCGTGGAACGACGCCGGGATTCAACCTTGCGTATAACGCGACGTCGCTTCCGCCGGCGCCCGATCTCAGCAAGCCCAACCTGGGGCAGGACTATGCCGGTTACAATATGGAAACGAACCTGTTCATGGCGAAGATAAAACATACCATCAACAGGGACTGGAGCTTCACCCTCGGGGGCAACTACGAGGATTCGATCCGCCAGGTCTTCAGCAACACCAATACCCTGACGACCGGGCCTGTCGGTGAATATACCCAGACCATCGCGGCGGCGGTCACCGCCAACGATTTCCGCTCCGGCGCCAATCTTGCCTACGTCAACGGGCACTTCCACACCGGTTTCATCACGCATGATATCGTGGCCGGCACGAACGGCTACATGATGGGCAATTACAATCCCACGCAGGGCGAGACGATTGCCCTGGGCAAGTCCAACATGTATTCGCCATCCGTCCTGTCCGGGTCGCAGCCCTATTATCACGGGCGTTATGAATCGGCCTATATCCGCAACCAGGCGATGATCCTGGGCGACACCCTGCACCTGGACCGCCACTGGTCCATCGTCGGCACGCTGACCTGGAACTGGCTGAGCCAGGATAATCGCTCAACGAAGTCAAGGACGGTCAAGGACGGCAACACCACCTATTCGTACACCACGCCGCTCGGCTGGACGAGCAAGCATATCGACGGGGCCTTCAGCCCGATGGCGAGCCTGGTGTACAAGCCCGCCGAAAACCAGACGGCCTATTTCACCTATGGCCGCGCCATCCAGGCGGGTGTCCAGGCACCGGCGTCCGCCGCGAATGCGAACCAGATGACCCAGCCGTTCCGCAGCGAGGAATATGAGGTCGGCTACAAGATCAGCTATCAGAAGATGCTGTTCAGCGTCGCGGGATTCCGCATGAATCGCCCTTACGCCTATCAGGACGCGAACGGATATTTCGGCACCTTCGGCATGCAGACCAACTATGGCGTCGAGGTCCAGGCGCAGGGACGCATCACGCCCGACCTGTCCGTCCTGGCCGGCATGACCTGGCTTGACGCCGAACTGGGCGGTACCGGCAATGCCGCCACCAATAACAAGGAGGTCGTGGGCGCCCCGCCGGTCCAGGCGAACATCCTGCTGGATTACCGGCTGCCCATCCCGCACGGTGCCTTTGCGTCCGGCCTGGCCGTCAACGCGAATGTCCATTACACCGGTCGTCGTGCCGCCACCATAACGAATTCGGCCTATGCCGACGCATACGCCACGCTGGACCTGGGCATTCGTTATCCCTTCTTCGCGGCGCATCACCCCTGGGCGGCCCGCTTCGGCGTGACCAATGTCGCGAATACGCAGTACTGGTCATCCCTCTATCCTGCGAGCAACAACGGTTCGCTGAACAACGACACCGGGGCCAGCAGTATTTATGCCGGCCTGCCGCGCATGTTCCACTTCACGTTGGAGGCCGATTTCTGA
- a CDS encoding CinA family protein, translating to MLDGTVLAQAAETLDRLRQAGLQVVTAESCTGGLVAAALTHHAGSSDMVQGGFITYSNDMKTALLSVAPALLARHGAVSAEVAAAMAEGALSRAPHAAIAVSITGIAGPGGGSASKPVGLVWFGTARRGGQTRTLSRHFGGDRTAVRQRAVVQALDLIRQRIGTE from the coding sequence ATGCTTGATGGCACCGTCCTGGCCCAGGCGGCCGAAACGCTGGACCGGCTGCGGCAGGCGGGGCTGCAGGTCGTCACGGCCGAAAGCTGCACCGGCGGACTGGTCGCCGCCGCCCTGACCCATCACGCGGGGTCATCCGACATGGTCCAGGGCGGATTCATCACCTATTCCAACGATATGAAGACCGCCCTGCTGAGCGTGGCGCCGGCGCTGCTGGCGCGCCATGGTGCGGTCAGCGCCGAAGTCGCGGCCGCGATGGCCGAAGGCGCGTTGTCCCGCGCCCCCCATGCCGCGATCGCGGTGTCCATCACCGGCATCGCGGGCCCCGGCGGCGGTTCGGCAAGCAAGCCGGTCGGCCTGGTCTGGTTCGGGACGGCCCGCCGGGGCGGACAGACACGCACCCTGTCGCGTCATTTCGGCGGCGACCGGACCGCCGTTCGGCAACGGGCCGTAGTCCAGGCCCTGGACCTGATCCGGCAGCGCATCGGCACGGAATAA
- a CDS encoding phosphatidylglycerophosphatase A family protein has translation MTPSRLIASFGGCGFSPFAPGTVGSLAALACGLGLLAHPLALAVAIVLCCAIGYVATARASGGVDHGWIVIDEVAGMWITMFPLSLPPTPVHPWAPDRIGVLWLVLAFALFRLFDITKPGPVGWFDRRHDAVGIMGDDIVAGLIGAFILAAIRCLIVMT, from the coding sequence ATGACCCCGTCCCGGCTGATCGCCAGCTTCGGCGGGTGCGGGTTTTCGCCCTTCGCGCCCGGCACGGTCGGGTCTTTGGCCGCGCTGGCGTGCGGGTTGGGGCTGCTGGCCCATCCGCTGGCCCTGGCCGTGGCGATCGTGCTGTGCTGCGCGATCGGATACGTCGCCACCGCCCGCGCCAGCGGGGGCGTGGACCATGGCTGGATCGTGATCGACGAGGTCGCGGGCATGTGGATCACCATGTTTCCCCTGTCCCTGCCCCCCACCCCGGTCCATCCCTGGGCGCCCGACCGGATCGGCGTGCTCTGGCTGGTTCTGGCCTTCGCGCTGTTTCGCCTGTTCGACATCACCAAGCCCGGTCCGGTCGGCTGGTTCGACCGCCGCCACGACGCCGTGGGCATCATGGGTGACGATATCGTGGCCGGCCTGATCGGGGCCTTCATCCTGGCCGCGATACGCTGCCTGATCGTCATGACCTGA
- a CDS encoding lytic transglycosylase domain-containing protein, translating to MRRLLPFFPLPVLACLALLGGSARADSSGLPEPPRSVPSDAVVPPAVPDGTSDAVAARVDTYLRLLSPLGGDIDEYLSFLDQTPTWPRRAVMLGRLQRLMAVAAPGAPGMAQACATLTLTYAPALAACARQPVPAPDLPARARHAWTEGVDQMEDEAAFLAAFAPVLTPADQWHRFMRQELTGHLDAAQRQVARVDIGRQALARARLSLRMGWSDTPALLALVPPALSDDPVLVLDRIRWLRRSGQADLAAALWAQSGPAAEQRVADPAFAAAIKAAFWAERDALAHDMMLAGRDKEALALATASDDMAPTDRNAARFLSGWILLQHDHDPHAALARFRPLCDASSLLTRSRGLYWTGRALSDLGDRDGARTAWGQAAALPGTFYGQMAASRLAGDTASPLLFPERSGDLVRSRLGAIPGPVWTPDDKARFDASDLVQAARLLAARHDLGHARDFLLLQDTRTGGTAGHVLAATLALQLGLPDVAVSIARRAGREGTALLPLGWPVPFSPALSSVPGEGLPPGFLMAVIRQESGFDPGIVSPAGAYGLMQLMPAAARDVSRQARLATGPLTGARLTDPDLNIRIGSAYLVRLMQKFGGAVPYVLAAYNAGPHRADEWLALLGDPARGTPTADAMLDWIESIPFAETRSYIQRVEENMAIYQALAASAQAEAAP from the coding sequence ATGAGGCGTCTTCTCCCCTTCTTTCCCCTTCCCGTTCTCGCCTGCCTGGCGCTGCTGGGCGGGTCGGCGCGTGCCGATTCATCCGGCCTGCCGGAACCGCCCCGGTCGGTGCCGTCCGATGCGGTCGTCCCCCCTGCGGTGCCGGATGGGACATCGGATGCGGTCGCGGCGCGGGTGGATACGTATCTGCGCCTGCTCTCGCCCCTTGGTGGCGATATCGACGAGTACCTGTCCTTCCTGGACCAGACCCCGACCTGGCCGCGCCGCGCGGTCATGCTGGGCCGCCTGCAACGGCTGATGGCGGTGGCGGCCCCGGGCGCGCCCGGGATGGCGCAGGCCTGCGCCACCCTGACCCTGACCTATGCCCCCGCCCTGGCGGCCTGTGCCCGCCAGCCGGTTCCCGCCCCCGACCTGCCGGCCCGCGCGCGCCATGCCTGGACCGAGGGCGTCGACCAGATGGAGGACGAAGCCGCGTTTCTGGCCGCGTTCGCCCCCGTCCTGACCCCGGCCGACCAATGGCATCGCTTCATGCGGCAGGAACTGACGGGGCATCTGGATGCCGCCCAGCGACAGGTGGCGCGCGTGGATATCGGCCGTCAGGCCCTAGCCCGGGCGCGCCTGTCGCTACGGATGGGCTGGTCGGATACCCCCGCCCTGCTGGCGCTGGTTCCCCCTGCCCTGTCCGACGATCCGGTGCTGGTGCTGGACCGGATTCGCTGGCTGCGCCGGTCCGGGCAGGCCGACCTCGCCGCCGCGCTGTGGGCCCAGTCGGGGCCGGCGGCAGAGCAGCGCGTGGCGGATCCCGCCTTCGCGGCCGCCATAAAGGCCGCCTTCTGGGCGGAACGCGACGCCCTGGCCCACGACATGATGCTGGCCGGCCGGGACAAGGAAGCCCTGGCCCTGGCCACGGCTTCCGACGACATGGCGCCCACGGACCGTAACGCGGCGCGGTTCCTGTCGGGCTGGATCCTGCTGCAGCACGATCATGACCCGCATGCCGCGCTGGCCCGGTTCCGCCCGCTGTGCGACGCGTCGTCGCTGCTGACGCGCAGCCGGGGCCTGTACTGGACCGGCCGTGCCCTGTCGGACCTGGGCGACCGGGATGGTGCCCGCACCGCCTGGGGGCAGGCTGCCGCCCTGCCCGGCACCTTCTATGGCCAGATGGCGGCATCCCGGCTGGCAGGGGACACGGCCAGCCCCCTGCTGTTCCCCGAGCGATCGGGCGACCTGGTGCGGTCGCGGCTGGGCGCCATTCCGGGGCCGGTCTGGACCCCGGACGACAAGGCGCGTTTCGATGCCAGCGACCTGGTGCAGGCCGCCCGGCTGCTGGCCGCACGGCATGATTTGGGTCATGCGCGCGATTTCCTGCTGTTGCAGGATACGCGGACAGGCGGGACCGCCGGCCACGTCCTGGCCGCGACGCTGGCGCTGCAGCTCGGCCTGCCGGATGTCGCGGTGTCGATCGCCCGCCGCGCGGGGCGCGAGGGCACGGCATTGCTGCCCTTGGGCTGGCCCGTCCCGTTCTCACCAGCCTTGTCCTCGGTCCCTGGCGAGGGGCTGCCCCCCGGTTTCCTGATGGCCGTGATCCGGCAGGAAAGCGGGTTCGATCCCGGCATCGTCAGCCCGGCCGGCGCCTATGGCCTGATGCAGCTTATGCCGGCGGCGGCGCGGGACGTGTCGCGGCAGGCCCGGCTGGCGACCGGTCCGCTGACCGGCGCGCGCCTGACGGACCCGGACCTGAACATACGTATCGGCAGCGCCTACCTGGTGCGGCTGATGCAGAAATTCGGCGGCGCGGTGCCCTATGTGCTGGCGGCTTACAATGCCGGGCCCCACCGGGCGGACGAATGGCTGGCCCTGCTGGGCGATCCGGCACGAGGCACGCCCACGGCCGACGCCATGCTGGACTGGATCGAAAGCATTCCGTTCGCGGAAACCAGAAGCTATATCCAGCGCGTGGAAGAAAACATGGCCATCTACCAGGCGCTGGCCGCCTCCGCCCAGGCGGAGGCCGCGCCATGA